TGAAACCATACTTTCCACATAGGAATCCATTGTCCAACTTCCAGAAAAGTTTGCAACATTAAATAAAAATCTATCAAGAACATCTTCGCCATATTCTGTATGCTTTACTTCAAGGTGAAACTGAATACCATAGAAGTTTTTTTCCGGGTGATAAATGGCCGCTTTGTATGAGCTTTCTGTCAAAGCTGCAACTCTAAACCCTGAAGGAACTGATTCAACAATATCCCTATGGCTCATCCATACATTTTGTTTTTGTGGAAGGCCTTCAAAGATAGGCACAAGCTCATCAGAATGTTTATCTTGTTCTATATTTATAACACTTTTGCCGTATTCGCCGCTATCGCCCTTTCTTACCTCACCACCTAGCTCTTTTACCATTAACTGCATACCATAGCATATACCAAGGACAGGTACTCCAAGCTCAAATATTTTAGGGTCAATACCGGGCGCCCCCTCAGCATAAACGCTTTGAGGACCTCCAGACAAAATTATTGCTCCTGGAGAAAGTGCTTTTAATTTTTCTGCGTCTGTAGTATGTGGTAATATTTCACAATATACATTTTTCTCTCTAATTCTTCTTGCAATTAATTGAGTGTATTGGGCTCCATAATCAAGAACAACAGCAAGTTCCTCTCTAGACAACTTAAACCACATCCCATCCTTAATAGTTTTACATTCTTACTTCAACTCTTCTTCTATCTCTTTGATATCTTCTTCATCTTCTATTATTTCTTTTTCTTCTTCTATTTCAATACTTCCAAGGATCTCTTCATACTGTTCAATCATACTTTCATAATGTGCTCTCTCTTCCTCTGATATATCATCAAGTTCCAAAATCTCTTCCCACTTAGTCAGGGCTTTTTCAATATCTCCTGTTTGAAGATGATATATACCATAGACTTCGAGAACATTTGAATTGTTCGGGTCTAGTTCATAGCCTTTCTCAATATATTCTTTTCCGGCTTCTAGGTCATCCATATATATTGAGACAAGTCCTTTGTTAGATAATGCTTCTACATTTTCTTCATCTATATCAAGGGCTCTATCAAAAGATTCTTGAGCATCTTCTAAATATTCATCAGCCATATCTTCACTACCTTCCTGAAGATACTCCATTCCTGCAAATAACTGAAGCCCTCCTAGCTCTAACCAATTTGCTATTTCGTCCGGATTTTGATCTACTTCTGCTTTAAATGTATCAATATATTCGTCAATGTCACCCTGCTGCGGGGCACCTTCTTTCATGCCACCACCACCTAAGCCACCCACTCCCGTACCTAATAGAGTAGAGCCTATTAAAGCTAGGCCAGCAAATATAGCAATCACAAGGACAACTGTCTTTTTTCTTTTTCTAAAATAATTCGTAATCATTACATTATACTCCCCTTTTGTAAGATGACTTTTATTAAACACGAACATTAGTCTCAAATAAACTATTTTTTTTATACAAACTTATTATAATTCCCACAGGTCACTGCTGTCAATTAAATTAAAAACAAAACTACCCCCGTCTTAAGACGAGGGTAGTCTTATATCACTCTATTACATTGGGGGCATGCCGCCCATGCCTCCCATGCCGCCCATGCCACCTGCCATGTCGTCTCCTCCATCTTCTTCAGGAAGATCTGCAACTACTCCTTCTGTAGTTAAGAACATGGCAGCTATACTGGCTGCATTTTGTATAGCATTTCTGGTAACTTTCTTTGGATCTACAATTCCTGCATCTAACATATTACCATACTCATTCTTCAAAGCGTTATATCCGTGGTTAGTCGCCTCTGTTTTAACTTTTTCTACAACAATTGTACCTTCTGCCCCTGCATTATGAGCTATCTGCTTAAGCGGCTCTTCTAGGGCTTTTCTTACTATATCTACTCCGGTAGCTTCATCACCTTCAGCATCGACATTGTCAAGGGCTCCAAGGATATCAATCAACGCTGTACCTCCACCGGCAACGATTCCTTCTTCTACCGCAGCTCGTGTGGAATTCAGTGCGTCTTCTATTCTTAATTTCTTTTCTTTCATCTCTGTTTCTGTTGCAGCACCAACTTCTACAACAGCAACTCCACCAGCTAGCTTAGCAAGTCTTTCTTGAAGCTTTTCTTTATCAAAGTCAGAAGTTGTCTCTTCTGCCTGAGTTCTAATTTGAGAGATTCTCTTTTCGATATCTTCTTCGTTACCCTGACCATCTACTATGATAGTTTCATCTTTAGTTACTCTAACCTGCTTTGCTTTACCTAGCATGCTAATGTCAGCATTCTTAAGCTCTAAACCAACATCCTCGCTTATAACCTGACCACCTGTTAGAACAGCTATATCTTCTAGCATAGCTTTTCTTCTATCTCCAAATCCAGGCGCCTTAACTCCTACACAGGTAAATGTTCCTCTAATTTTGTTAACAACTAATGTAGCAAGGGCTTCTCCTTCAACATCTTCTGCGATTAATAATACCTGTTTTCCTTGCTGTACTACTTTTTCTAATAGTGGTAGTACTTCCTGTACATTAGCAATCTTTTTATCAGTTATTAGTATATATGGCTCGTCTAAGATCGCTTCCATCTTTTCATTATCAGTAACCATATATGGAGAGACATATCCTCTATCAAACTGCATACCTTCAACTACTCTCAAGTCAGTCTTAAAGCTCTTAGATTCTTCTACAGTGATTACTCCGTCTTTTCCTACTTTCTCCATAGCTTCTGCAATAAGGTTTCCTACTTCTTCGTCATT
The Natranaerofaba carboxydovora genome window above contains:
- a CDS encoding tetratricopeptide repeat protein — translated: MITNYFRKRKKTVVLVIAIFAGLALIGSTLLGTGVGGLGGGGMKEGAPQQGDIDEYIDTFKAEVDQNPDEIANWLELGGLQLFAGMEYLQEGSEDMADEYLEDAQESFDRALDIDEENVEALSNKGLVSIYMDDLEAGKEYIEKGYELDPNNSNVLEVYGIYHLQTGDIEKALTKWEEILELDDISEEERAHYESMIEQYEEILGSIEIEEEKEIIEDEEDIKEIEEELK
- the groL gene encoding chaperonin GroEL (60 kDa chaperone family; promotes refolding of misfolded polypeptides especially under stressful conditions; forms two stacked rings of heptamers to form a barrel-shaped 14mer; ends can be capped by GroES; misfolded proteins enter the barrel where they are refolded when GroES binds), coding for MAKEIKFREEARRELEAGVDKLADTLKVTLGPKGRNVVLEKKFGSPEITNDGVTIAREIELKDHFENMGAQLVKEVATKTNDVAGDGTTTATILGQAMIKQGIKNVTAGANPMIIRKGIQKAVDAAVDELSKNSKSVEDRESISQVASISANDEEVGNLIAEAMEKVGKDGVITVEESKSFKTDLRVVEGMQFDRGYVSPYMVTDNEKMEAILDEPYILITDKKIANVQEVLPLLEKVVQQGKQVLLIAEDVEGEALATLVVNKIRGTFTCVGVKAPGFGDRRKAMLEDIAVLTGGQVISEDVGLELKNADISMLGKAKQVRVTKDETIIVDGQGNEEDIEKRISQIRTQAEETTSDFDKEKLQERLAKLAGGVAVVEVGAATETEMKEKKLRIEDALNSTRAAVEEGIVAGGGTALIDILGALDNVDAEGDEATGVDIVRKALEEPLKQIAHNAGAEGTIVVEKVKTEATNHGYNALKNEYGNMLDAGIVDPKKVTRNAIQNAASIAAMFLTTEGVVADLPEEDGGDDMAGGMGGMGGMGGMPPM